The nucleotide sequence AAAACGCCTGGTTGCCCAGGGCAAATTCGATGCTATCGTGCTCCTCTGCTCGATGCTGCATCTGGCTCAATTCCTCCAGGGAAAACTCCAGATCCATTGCCTCTCCACAATCAGGCTGGAGACAGGTCAGTTCCACTGTTAATTCTGCCCGTCCGCCCTGGGTTGCCAGGGTGAGCAGTGCTTCTGTGCGTTTACCCACCTCCAGATGCCAGAAAAACTGATGATCCAACAATGGGCGATCGCGATTCCAGGTGCAACTGGCCAGGATTTGCGTTTCCAGATAGGGACGGGAGGTGTGAGAGAAGTCAATGTTCTGGTCATCCAGCCCCTGCCCAAACGGGCGCAGCCATAACTCCGCCAGCCCAAACCGGGTCCACAGGGTCACCGGAATCGGTGGAAAAGGGAAGCGATCGCCCCCTGGAGTCTGTCCATTAGCCTGCTGCTGGAACATCACTCCGTTCATCCGGTTCCTCCGTCGCCACATCCCGATCCCACCCCTCCAGCTCGATCTTGATTGATTCAATGGCAACTGCATTTGCATTCGCATCCAGTCCAGGGACTGCTGTAAATTCACTGACCCAGCAGTTGTGCAGAAAATAGCGGAAGGCAACATGGCCCTTTTCGTTCAACACCTCCAGCACCAACTCTTTTTTGTACTCCGCCAGGTCCATTGCCGAATCCCCTGCATAGGGGTGCACCTTATTCGCCCAGGCTTCAAATTCCCGGTCATGGGTCATCCCTCGCTCCAGGGTGACGGCATCGTAGCTGGTTCGTCCGGGTGATTTGTGATCAATACTGTTTTCCCCGCCTGCCCGATGGTTGACCACCTGGGTGGTGCGTTTCAGCGGACTCACCTTCGAAACTCCCAGCACGGTTCTCCCATCCCACTTGACGCGAAACTTAAAGTTTTTATAGGGATCGCGCCGGTGAGCATTTTTGATAAATCCAAACCCGTTTGTCATGGATTTCCTCCCAAATGGTTAATGCTGGACTCTGGACTGGAAGCCCATCTGAAAAGCCCCATCCGCTAAAGTTCGCGGCTAAACCTGGCCAGTTTTTAGATCGGCTTGTCCGGGTTGGTGACATCCAAAATCCAAAATCACAACTCCCCTGCAATTTGTTGGATTTTAATAATCACAAACTCTGCCGGTTTCAGGGGCGCAAAGCCCACTTCAATGTTGACAATGCCGCGATCGCGATCTGCCTGAGTTGTCGTCTGTCCATCACACTTGACGTAAAAGGCTTTGTCAGGCGTGCTGCCCTGGAATGCGCCCTGACGGAACAAATTCAACATAAAGGTATTGAGGTTCAACCGGATCTGTGCCCACAGCGGTTCGTCATTGGGTTCAAACACCACCCACTTCGTTCCCCGATAGAGGGATTCTTCCAGGAACAGCGTCAGCCGCCGAATTGGGATGTACTTCCACTCAGAGGCGAGGCGATCAGCCCCTTGCAGAGTCCGCGCCCCCCACACCACCCGCCCGACTGCCGGAAATGCTCGCAAACAGTTGACCCCCAGAGGGTTCAACTCCCCATTTTCGGCATCGGTCAAATTCACACTCAAATCCACCACCCCATTTAGCCCTGCATCCAGGCCAGCCGGTGCTTTCCACACTCCCCGCTGAGCATCGGTTCGGGCAAAGACACCGGCGATCGCCCCAGAGGGGGCAAAATCTTCAAGCTGGTTTTCCCGCAGGGGATTGGGCTGTCTCAAACGGGGGAAGAACAATGCGGCATTTCTGGCATTGCTACTGCCCACATTACTGATCACGGCATCGACCCCGGTTCTGGCATCCTCCTTCCGATCCCAGTCGCTGGGCGGATCGACTAACAGAAAAGCCCGCCGATCCAGGCAATACTTCGCCGCTGCCGTAATGACGCTACCATCCACATCCCCTGTGCTGGTGTAGGGCGGGATGCACAGAAGGTTGAACAGATCCGTTTTCTCCAGGGCATAAAGCCCCCGCTTTTCTGCCCGCATCAATGGATCAGTCGGATCGTCGAACTGCAAATGCGTCAGTCCACTACCATTACTCCCACTGTTAGCCGTTGGGGTAATCGGAGAGGAAATCGGGATTTCTGAAGGTCGCACATTGGGGACAATCCAGTTGCCGCCTAGATCCTTCCGCACCCGCAGCAGATCCGAGCTTTGTACCAGCACCCTGGGAACATACCGGGGGTTGGCTGGATCCACCGAAAGATTGATCAACTTCTCGCTGGCAAGGGTTCTGCCACTGACCGGCTCGACTTCCACCACGGTTAAGTTAAACAAAAATGTCAGCGGATTGGCGGGATCGGTCGGATCTTTGGTGTTGTGATCGACCGTCAGCCTCAGATTGTTGCCCCATGCCCCCTCATTGGCCGCAACCAGTTGCAGAAAATCATTGGGAGCGGCAGCACCGGTTGGCAGGTTAATCGTAGCGGCGGTTCCGCCATTGTGAAGCCGCACGATGATCGCCTGACTGCCTCCATTCTGGAAGAAATCCCGTACTGCAAAACCCAGGTTACTCTCGCCCCACAGCCCGCCAAAGATGCGTCCAAAGTCGCCGAAGCTGTTGATGGTAATCGGTTCATTGGTCGGTCCCCGCACTGCTCGACCCACAAAGGCTGTAATTGAAGTGGCAACCCCGGTAATTGTGCGAACCCCACTGGGAACCTCCTCAATATAAACACCGGGATAGGTAGGAGTGGTGGGCATAGTAAACTCCTTTTGCGAGTATGGCAGTTAGAACATGAAATGGGAACTAGATGGTTGTTGCTATGGAGTCGGATCTCGACCCACTAAGATTTCGATCGTCGCTCGATTGGCGGGATTAGCCGCATAGGTGCTGCTGAATTTGAGGATAATTGGATCTCGCTGGAATACAGATACTGCACCTCTCCCCAGGTAGAAATGGGGTTCATCCAGGGCGATCGCACCGGAATCTGTTGTCCCGTCACTGACAATATAGGTCAACCGTCTTGCCGGATCATCCTGACTGTAGAGGGTTGATTTGATTAATAGAAAATTGACTCGACTGGCAGCCCCCGGTTGAATTTCAACCACCTGATTAACTGCACCAGGTTCGACTGTAACTTCAATCTTGTCGTAAGCCTCGACGGATTTGGCTCTGGTAATCAGGACTTGAGGTCCTCCTACGATCTGTACGTTTAAGGTCACATTGACTGTTGCCATAAGGGTTCCTCAATTGCAAAAGGAACTGCTCGGTAATCGACCCCTCACCCAGATTGACACCCAGATTTTTCAATTACTAGATTTTTCAACTACTATTGGTTTTTGCATACAGGTGAATATACCGTCAGCCAGTAATTTTTAGTTTTCAGTGCCAACTTCAGTTGGCTTGCTGAAGCAAGCACTACGAACAATTCCCTGACAAAGTCAAAGTATAGTTAATGCAAAGTGCAATGCAAAACCACGACGTAACCACGAATAGAGAAGATGACATAACACAGCATTTGCCGTGAAGTATTGACTGAAAATAGTTATAGAACTCCACTCACCCAAAAGGGTGAGTCACCAGGAACAGAGATAATTTCATCAAACAGCTACTTCGACCAATCTGTGCATCCGAATCAATGGTTGAATGAACAGGTTCATTTTCAGCAACACACCCACTTTAATTCACATTAAACTCACAGTGCTTCAACTGATACGCTTTTTAAGCATTAGATCCGTATTTCAGTAACAACTATTTACTTAAACACCGCCATCAAATATACGTGGAAAGTAATTATACTTACTTGAAAGCGAATGGCATGAGGGGTTAAAGATCTCCAACTGCTTCGAGAAATTGGAGATCTGAAGCGATCGCATTTGGCCTAATATTCAGCAACATTCACCTGAAGACTATAGGACTGACATACTGACTGAGTAAAAACAGCCCCAATCCGCTTCATTTTCTTTCTGGGTGCCTGGACTCTTCTCGCGGGATGCCCAATCGATTCACTTCTGCAATCAACTGATACAGTCGTCCCAGGTCACGCTGGTTGAACTGAAACACCAGACGAGAAACACCAACCGAGGCATCCTGGGCTTCCTGGGGCAGGGGCGCACTCTTTTCAATCCGCCCTTTGACCAGAATGTCGCTGAAGTTTTCGTTAAGCCACTCGACATGCTCATCCGAAAGTTCAGAATTGAGACGGAAAACCAGTCGGGTGCCTACATAGCGGCAGGAGTGGAAGACCCGGTAGAAACTGGTGATCGCCTCGCAGGCTACATCCACCCGATCTGTAATGGTATACAAATTGGGGTCTTCCGGGCTGATCAGTCCCCGTTGCAGTAATTGCTTGTTGATATAGGCGCTCCAGTCGTGCCAGTAGTCCCCGCCTGGGCGGTCAATTAACACCAGGGGCATGGGAGCCGATTTACCTGTCTGGCTCAGGGTGAGGCATTCAAAGGCTTCATCCTGAGTGCCAAAGCCACCAGGGAACAGTGCCAGAGCATCACTTTCCCGCAGAAAAAAGAGCTTGCGGGTAAAGAAGTACTTAAACGGAATCAGCTTGCGATCGCCCTCAATAAAGGAATTGGCACCCTGCTCGAAGGGAAGCTGGATATTTAACCCAAACGACTTTTCCCGTCCGGCTCCCTCATTGCCAGCCTGCATAATGCCGGGACCTGCCCCCGTCATCACCATAAACCCCTGTTGCGTAATGGCTCTGGCAAATTCGACTGCCATGCGATATTCCACTGTCGTGGGTGCAATGCGTGCCGAGCCAAAAATCGAAATTTTGCGGATATGGCGGTAGGGATAAAAGATGCGGAATGCCCGCTCCATATCCTGTAGAGCCGCATTGCAGATCTTCCAGTCAAGCCGGTCGAAATCATCCTCTGCCATGCGGACGATGGTAGCAAGGGCTAACTGAATTAACTCCCCATGCTTCATGTGCGGCAGGCGATCAAGCAGGCGAATCACATCTGCATGAAGCGACTCAGATGCATTTGGCAGCGGAGATGTAGCCATGAATCCCTCCAACAGGCAGCATTCTATTGTATCCAGATTCGAGTGCCTCTCGTCTAAGTAGAATGCCCAGGCTGAAAGAAATTTTTGCCCGGATATTTGCTCATTCGGAGAATACCAGCTCTGGAAAACACCTGTTGGAGCAGGGTGCACTACAACCCCAACCAGCCCTATCCCCTGTTTCCTGTCCCCTGCTTTTCAGCAACCCCTCCCACAATTCCACGGGTTCTCACTGAACCCGGTTCCGTCTCAGCTTCTATCTGGAGGAAATTCAGAGTCCTCTCCCGCCGTGTTCGCTGTTCAGATTCATTCAGCAGACTGGTCAGGATCATCATAATAATGGCGATCGCAATTGCTATCAAAAATAAGTTCGGTAACTCATCACCCACCTGGCTGACCCGTCGCCACTCCCCACATACCCGACAATACTCCACATCTTGTTTGTCAGGATGGGTCACAATCTGGCAACGGGGCATGAATCGGTCACTGTAGGGGCACTTCATTGGACTATCCTCGATTTTCAGCAAAAAGTAATCTGTTGTATGGCAAACAGAGCGATTCCCACTCCGTTTTGTATATCTATTTGATATATATTTGATATACAAAAATTCTGTATCCAATGCTACAAAACTCTGGGATGGATTGAGGGCAAGAGGGGAGCGTTGGCTGGCATGGTCATGAGGTAGTCCCTGCGATCGCACCTGAAATGCCGATTAAATTTACGATAAGACTTGAAGATTCAGTAAACTGCCAGTAGAATTAATTCCATCCGTCTTGGCTCAGGTGGTTTCAATAGCAAAGTTCTTTGTGGGAGCGGAGCGTATAAACAAATGATGAAACCTGACTACAGGATCTATGTTTCTGTCCCAAAGTTGGATACAATTGATAGCCGGAATAGCGCAAATTCAGCCAAACGTATATCAACGGAGTATTCTGAAGCCAACATGGACAGAAAACCTGATAGAAAACTGGTGAGCTTCCGCCTGCCCGAAGATCTCATGCAAGACCTGAGACAGCGGGCAGAAAGCGATAATATCTCTGTGACTGAACTGGTTTACCGGCTGTTAAAACAGGGACTCCAGGCTAATGTAGATGACCGCATTTCCGCCTTAGAAGCGGAACTTCAGGAGCTTAGAAAACTGCGGCAGATGCATTTCAGCGGTCTTTCCCCCGCTCCCTTCTACACCATGCTTCCTGCCAGTGGGTACGCTCCAGAGAGTGACATCGAAACCAGACAGCGCGTTGCCAGGTTAGAGGCCCAACTGGAGGAAGTCATGACGAATGTCAAGCACATTGGGGCTTTGCCTTCCTATTTGGCAAAACTGGAAACTTTGATTGAGGAGGTGCAAACCAGTCGAGTGGTGACCCCAGCTCCGCCTATCGATAATTCAGCAAATGCCTGGTGTGAGGAGGTTGAACGCAAGAATGTAGATCGGGAAATTGTTCAGTCCGTGTATCCCACTAAAAAGTCCCCTTCAGAGTCAGAGCGTTCATCTGAGGAAGTGGCATAGGTCACCTGTTGATGTTGCGTGATTACATTCGTGGTTGAATTCGTCAGGTCTCATCAATGTTTCGCATTGTGTCCCATAGAGATTTATGCGCAATGCTTTAATTACTGCTAATGTTTTCCAGAATGTCTTCAAAGATATTCTGGGAAAATCAACCCCGCACCAGCGATACTATGTCGATTTGCTACGCCGACTGGCCGTGCAGGACGTTCGCTGGTACATGACTGATCATGATTACGCACTAGCCTGCAACTTCTGGGGAATCTTCAGTTTCTATGAAGATCCGGTGTGTATGGAGGCTTACTGGAACCTCCTGCAACTGGTTCATGTTTGCCCAATCGACACCTGGATCCTGGAAGAAGCCGGGTACTACCACCAGATCAACTTCTGTGATGCCTTGCGGTTAGCCACGGCTGTTGCCTACCAACTGGATGTGATTGTCACCTGGGAACCCTATTTGTTTGCCCGAACGCTGAAAGAACATCATCAATTTGAAAGTAACTGGTCCTTGTTTGTGCGAATTCCCAGTCACAGTGGTGAGTCCGATGAAACTGCCGAATGCAAAATCGGGGTCTTTTCTGTAGGGGCGTTTCTACTCTGGCCCGACAGCGCGGCTGAACTGGTTGCCAGTGAAGTGCAGACCCTGCCGTATTTCTGCCTGGAGCAATGCAATCTTCTCTGTGGCGACGCAAATGAAGCATCGGTCTTCCTGCGCAATCCCTCCGGGAAACTGTTTGAAGCCACCGCCAGGGGAGTGACTCCCTTTGATGCGATTCAACGGGCTGTGGACCAAATAGCCAACGACTGTTTTCCAACCTTGCCACCCCGTCACTTGAGCCGCTTTTTTGTTCCCCAGGCAACTCTGTTTGGGGCAGATGCCCCGATTGAAGTCGTGATCCGCATTGAGTGTGCCAGTCAGAGCTTTCAGGAAGGAGCCAGCCACAGCAGCGTTTTTTATGCTGCTACCGATGCCTATGTCAAAGTCATTAACAAAATTTGCCAGCACCCCAATTCGTCAGTTGTGGCCTGATGGTCTCTACACCAGAGGAAAGAAAATTCTCATATAGGTTGCCACCATCGCCTCTCCCCAAAAGGCTGCCAGCAAAGCGCCCAATGCCAGAAAAGGACCAAATGGCATCGGTTGACGACGGTTGAGGATGCCGAGGGCGATCGCCCCGCCGCCAATCAGCGAACCGACCAGACAGGCAAGGAAACCTGCCAGCAGCAAATACTTCCAGCCTAGCCAGGCACCCATCATGGCGGCCAGTTTGGCATCTCCTGCGCCCATTGCCGTTTGTCCCAGGGTAATGGTTCCCACCAGGCTAATGATTTCGACCAGCCACAACCCTACCACCACCCCCACCATCCCATACATGAGTTGGTGGATGGCACCCGTTAAAGTCCCGGTTGTCAACAACCCCAAGGCCGCCTGAAACCCCAACCCGATGACCAAACCTGATTGAGTTAATGGGTTGGGCAATGTCATGGTGTCCAGATCGATCAGCGCCAGTGCCAGCAACCAGCTCAAAAACAGCCAGTACCCCAACGTCAGCCAGGACCAGCCAAATAGCCAAAACGTTAACAGATACAACAATCCTGTCACCCCCTCTACGAGGGGATAGCGCACCGAAATGGGTGTACCACAATGGGCACAGCGCCCCTTTAACCACAACCAGCCCAAAACAGGCACATTCTCTCGCTTCCTCAGTGGAGTCAGACATTTGGGACAGCGAGAAGGGGGATAGAGCAGCGACAGCCCTGCTGGAATGCGATATACAACCACATTCAGGAAGCTGCCAACGGATGCCCCTAAAAGCAATATGGCAACAGCAACAGACAGATCAAAGAGAAGATTCATGGGAGCGTTGGGGGACCAGATACAGGGTACAGTTTTTTTCAGGTTTCCCAATTTCCGGTTCCCAGTTTTCTTTCAGGCACCAGCTGATGGTCTGTCAAGAGTTATTTTGTTTGTGGGTTAAAACCCCCAGAATAATAACCTCAAATAATAACCTCTTTTCTCTCCCAGACTCAATTCACATCGCTATTCAGCAGCGCCTCCTGTGCCCGATCCCCCATTTCCTATTC is from Leptothermofonsia sichuanensis E412 and encodes:
- a CDS encoding prepilin peptidase; amino-acid sequence: MNLLFDLSVAVAILLLGASVGSFLNVVVYRIPAGLSLLYPPSRCPKCLTPLRKRENVPVLGWLWLKGRCAHCGTPISVRYPLVEGVTGLLYLLTFWLFGWSWLTLGYWLFLSWLLALALIDLDTMTLPNPLTQSGLVIGLGFQAALGLLTTGTLTGAIHQLMYGMVGVVVGLWLVEIISLVGTITLGQTAMGAGDAKLAAMMGAWLGWKYLLLAGFLACLVGSLIGGGAIALGILNRRQPMPFGPFLALGALLAAFWGEAMVATYMRIFFPLV
- a CDS encoding BrnA antitoxin family protein; the encoded protein is MDRKPDRKLVSFRLPEDLMQDLRQRAESDNISVTELVYRLLKQGLQANVDDRISALEAELQELRKLRQMHFSGLSPAPFYTMLPASGYAPESDIETRQRVARLEAQLEEVMTNVKHIGALPSYLAKLETLIEEVQTSRVVTPAPPIDNSANAWCEEVERKNVDREIVQSVYPTKKSPSESERSSEEVA
- a CDS encoding alpha-isopropylmalate synthase regulatory domain-containing protein, with the protein product MRNALITANVFQNVFKDILGKSTPHQRYYVDLLRRLAVQDVRWYMTDHDYALACNFWGIFSFYEDPVCMEAYWNLLQLVHVCPIDTWILEEAGYYHQINFCDALRLATAVAYQLDVIVTWEPYLFARTLKEHHQFESNWSLFVRIPSHSGESDETAECKIGVFSVGAFLLWPDSAAELVASEVQTLPYFCLEQCNLLCGDANEASVFLRNPSGKLFEATARGVTPFDAIQRAVDQIANDCFPTLPPRHLSRFFVPQATLFGADAPIEVVIRIECASQSFQEGASHSSVFYAATDAYVKVINKICQHPNSSVVA
- a CDS encoding T4 family baseplate hub assembly chaperone produces the protein MNGVMFQQQANGQTPGGDRFPFPPIPVTLWTRFGLAELWLRPFGQGLDDQNIDFSHTSRPYLETQILASCTWNRDRPLLDHQFFWHLEVGKRTEALLTLATQGGRAELTVELTCLQPDCGEAMDLEFSLEELSQMQHRAEEHDSIEFALGNQAFSLRRPTGLDQLHWRSQSFSDESTALRMMIQSLVAVEQQEAFQAAWEKERTMAILNPLMAEMDPLVNLTLAVNCPACGAQDSHAVDLGAVALQRLWAVQDQLLETVHRLASHYHWTEAVILSLPAWRRDRFLTLIERERNR
- a CDS encoding phage tail sheath subtilisin-like domain-containing protein codes for the protein MPTTPTYPGVYIEEVPSGVRTITGVATSITAFVGRAVRGPTNEPITINSFGDFGRIFGGLWGESNLGFAVRDFFQNGGSQAIIVRLHNGGTAATINLPTGAAAPNDFLQLVAANEGAWGNNLRLTVDHNTKDPTDPANPLTFLFNLTVVEVEPVSGRTLASEKLINLSVDPANPRYVPRVLVQSSDLLRVRKDLGGNWIVPNVRPSEIPISSPITPTANSGSNGSGLTHLQFDDPTDPLMRAEKRGLYALEKTDLFNLLCIPPYTSTGDVDGSVITAAAKYCLDRRAFLLVDPPSDWDRKEDARTGVDAVISNVGSSNARNAALFFPRLRQPNPLRENQLEDFAPSGAIAGVFARTDAQRGVWKAPAGLDAGLNGVVDLSVNLTDAENGELNPLGVNCLRAFPAVGRVVWGARTLQGADRLASEWKYIPIRRLTLFLEESLYRGTKWVVFEPNDEPLWAQIRLNLNTFMLNLFRQGAFQGSTPDKAFYVKCDGQTTTQADRDRGIVNIEVGFAPLKPAEFVIIKIQQIAGEL
- a CDS encoding phage tail protein, translated to MTNGFGFIKNAHRRDPYKNFKFRVKWDGRTVLGVSKVSPLKRTTQVVNHRAGGENSIDHKSPGRTSYDAVTLERGMTHDREFEAWANKVHPYAGDSAMDLAEYKKELVLEVLNEKGHVAFRYFLHNCWVSEFTAVPGLDANANAVAIESIKIELEGWDRDVATEEPDERSDVPAAG
- a CDS encoding LOG family protein, translating into MATSPLPNASESLHADVIRLLDRLPHMKHGELIQLALATIVRMAEDDFDRLDWKICNAALQDMERAFRIFYPYRHIRKISIFGSARIAPTTVEYRMAVEFARAITQQGFMVMTGAGPGIMQAGNEGAGREKSFGLNIQLPFEQGANSFIEGDRKLIPFKYFFTRKLFFLRESDALALFPGGFGTQDEAFECLTLSQTGKSAPMPLVLIDRPGGDYWHDWSAYINKQLLQRGLISPEDPNLYTITDRVDVACEAITSFYRVFHSCRYVGTRLVFRLNSELSDEHVEWLNENFSDILVKGRIEKSAPLPQEAQDASVGVSRLVFQFNQRDLGRLYQLIAEVNRLGIPREESRHPERK